The Micromonospora violae DNA segment GACGCCGCGTCGCGCCTGTGCGGACAGTGCCGCGTCGCGCGAACAGCGACGGCGGTTGACCGTGACATCCGGTCAACCGCCGTGGAAACGCCGCAGGCCCTAGAGGCCGTAGACGGTCAGCTTCGTGCCGTCGGTGGCGTACACCCGGCCGTAGGTGACCACGAGCTGGTCGGTCGCGCCGGTGAAGGCTGGCGCGTTCAGCGTGGCGCCGTCGACCGGGTTCAGGGCGTACACCCGGTTGTCCTTGGCCGTGACGTACAGGACGCCACCGGCGATGATCGCCCGCTGGTGCTCGCTGCCCGTCACCTGCTTGCTCCAGATGATGGCGCCGGTGCTGCGGTTCAGCGCGAAGACGGTGCCCCCGGCGGAGGTGACGTACAGCCGGGTCGGGGTGACCACCGTGAACGTCGGGTTCAGGTCGGACGCGAGCCAGCTCAGGTTGCCGGTCGCCGGGTCGAGGACCTGCAGGCTGTGCCCCCACCCGACGTAGATCTTGCTCCCCGTCTCGTCCGTCGCGAGCGGCCGGTAGTCGCGGTACGTCGTGGTGTTGAGGGGCTCCCCGTTGCTGATGTTGACGACGGTGCTGGTCAGGGGACCGCCGTTGCCCGCGTATCCGGAAAGCAGGACGCGACCGTTCGCCGAGACCGGCTGATCCATGACGACGTCGTGCTCCCACAGCAGTTGCCCGTCGGCGATGCGGTAGGCGCGCGTGTCCGAGCTGTAGCGACCAAAACCGGAGACCACGACGACACCCCGGTCGACGAGGATCTGCAATGCCACGCCCTCGTCACGGAAGTCCCGGACCAGCGTGCCTGTCGCAGCGTCGATAACGAAGATCTGCGAGTGATCGGAGCCAGGCATGCCCCTGACGCTCGCCGCGAAGACGAGCTGGCCGGCCGTGTGGACGAGCTCTGTGGAGAACCCGAACTCTGTGGGCTCCAGGTCGAAGCGCCACTTCTGTGCGCCGGTCACCTCGTCGGTGGCCGTGACGCCGAGGTTATCCACCGCGTACACCAGTCCGTCGGCGACGACAGGCGCGCGCTGACCGGTCCGGGCCGGGCTGCCGGTGTGCTTGAGCTTGAGGTTCGGGACGGTCGGCACCGTCACGGCCGTCTCGTTGGGATTGAACGCGCTGTTGCTGACCAGGTAGCCGGACATGGACCACCAGCCCGTGCCGCCCGCGGCGGCCGGAGCCGCCGGCACGGCCACCGTCGCCGCGAGCACCGCGGCAGCGGTCAGCACCTTCACCGAACGCCTCACTCGTACCTCCCCCGTTGGCGCGGTGTCGAAGAACGCCGCGCTCATACACCGTTGAACTTTGTGACGGCGACCTGCGCCGCTGCTGCGTCGGGCCGCCGTGCCGGTGATCTTATGGCTGGGCGGGTGTCCATGGTGGCCCGCCGAACGGCCGGCTGGGCCAGACGGTCGGCCGGCACCGGCTGTCAGACCCGGGGGATAGCTTGCCGGCATGACGAGCCCCGAGCTGGATGAGTTGATCGTCGCGGACGCCGACGCCCTGCGCGTGTGGCTGTCGGCCCATCACGCTTCGTCACCCGGTGTCTGGCTCGCCCTGACCAAGAAGGGCGGCACGGTCACGACCCTGACCTGGCAGCAGGCGGTCGACGAGGCCCTGTGCTTCGGCTGGATCGACGGGCAGGCCCGCAAACGGGACGAGGAGTCGTCCTGGATCCGGTTCACCCCGCGCCGGTCCCGTAGTGCGTGGTCGCAGCGCAACGTGGCGAACGTGGCCCGGCTGGAGGAGCAGGGGCGGATGCTGCCACCGGGTCGGGCCGCGGTGGAGGCGGCGAAGGCGGACGGGCGGTGGGCGGCGGCCTACGCCCCACCGTCGGAGGCCGAGGTGCCGGCCGACCTCCTCGCCGCCATCGCCGCCGAACCCGCCGCGCAGGCCATGTTCGACGTGCTCACCAAGAGCAACCGGTTCTCCCTCATCCACCGCCTCAACGCGGTCAAGCGGGCGGAGACCCGGCAGCGCAAGATCGTCGAATTCGTCGCCATGCTGGCCCGGCACGAGACGATCCATCCGCAGAAGGCCAGGCCGGCGTCCGGGCCGACGCTGTCGTCACCGGAAGCCGGCTCACCGGCAACCGATTGACTTTCGATAGGTAACGAGCGAAACTCGATGCATGGTGACAGAGCATCGAGCGGTTGCCGCTCTCAGAGTCTTTCTCGTGGTGCTGTTCGGGGTGCTGGTCGTGTTCCAGACCCTCTCGCTGCCCGGCCAATTCGCGTACATGGCCCAGCAATCGCCGGAGGACGCCCACCTGCGCTGGCCGGCGACCATCGTGACGGTGTTCTGGGTGCTCTGCGTCCAGGTGGTCATCGTCGCGACGTGGCAGTTGCTCAGCCTGGTCAAGAGCGACCGCATCTTCACCGAGGCGTCCCTCAAGTGGGTGGACGCCATCGTCTGGGCCATCGCCGCCGCGTGGGTGGTGCTGGTGGGCGTCTTCCTCTGGGTCGGCTTCAACGCGGACGACCCGGGAGCGCCCCTCCTGCTGTTCCTCCTGACGGTGGGCGTCACGGTGCTGGGGCTCCTCATGGTGGTGATGCGGGCGCTGCTGCGGCAGGCGACCGCGCTTCGGACCGACATGGAAGCGGTGATCTGATGCCCATCGTCGTCCGGATCGACGTCGAGTTGGCCAAGCGCAAGATGAGCGTTGGTGAGTTCGCCGAGCGCGTCGGGCTCACGCCCGCCAACGTGGCGGTGCTGAAGAACGGTCGGGCCAAGGCCGTCCGTTTCAGCACCCTGGAGGCGATGTGCCGGGTGCTCGACTGTCAGCCCGGAGACCTGCTGGAGTGGGTCGAGGAGGAAACCCCATGAGGTACGTCCTGACCGTCGTCGCCGTCCTCGGGGTTGCGCTCGGCGTCGCCGCCGTCGTGCTCGGGGAGGCCGATGACTCCCCGGGCTTGCAGCTCATCGGCGTCCTGATCGCGCTCGGCGCGGTGGTGTTCGGCATTCGCAACCTTCGAGGTGGCAACTAGCCACCCGGCCTCGGCCGACGATTCTCGTAATAACGATCATGTAACGGGCGCGAACCTTTCCCGGTAGGTGGCCTGTCTTGATGGTCGTCGGCCCGCCAGGGCCAGGGGAGGCGTCGGATGAAGCTGGTGTGGAGACGGGCCCGCGAGGCGCGCGGGTTGCTGGTCGCGGCGGTGATCGCCGCCCTTGTCGCCGTCGCGTTGGTCACTGGGTTGTCCGACTACAACCGTCGGGCGGTGGACGCCGGGCAGCGGGCTCTCGTCGCCGCCTCGCCCGCCGAGGAGCGCGGCCTTCTGGTCAGCGGCTCGGGAGGACGGGACGCGGCCGAGTTCGCCACCCGGGACAAGGCGGTCCGAGCCGAGCTGGCCAGCGGGCTCGGCGGCGTGCCGGTCGGTGTCACCGCCGCCCGGTACGGCACCGGCCGGGAACTCACCGGCGACCTCGGGCAGATCCCGCGTACGGCCGACGAACCGGTCTTCGCGAACCTCGCCACGTTCGACGACCTCGCCAGCCACGCGGAGCTGACCAGCGGAGCCTGGCCCCGCCCCGGGGCGAACCCGGTCCAGGTGAGCCTGCCCGAGCGGGTCGCCGGCGCCCTGGGCCTGACCGTCGGCGAACGCGTCCCGGTGCGCGACCGGGCCACCGAACGACGCGGCGAGTTGGTGCTCGCCGGCACCTGGCGGCCCCGCGACCCGACGGACGCGTACTGGCTGCTGGCCCCCGGCGTGGGCGCTGGCACCGCCGGCTCCGGCACCTCGTACGGGCCGTTCACGCTCGACCCCGCCGACTTCGTGGCCACCTTCCCGGGCTCGGTGTCGGCGTCCTGGCTGGCCCAACCGGACCTCGCCAGCGTCGACACCGCCGACCTGCCCGCCATTCGCAAGGCCCTCACCGAAGCGACCTCGGCCGTACCCGAGGCCGCCCAACTGGGCAGCTCCGGGCAGGCCGTGACGAAGATGCCGCAGCTGCTGGACCGGATCGCCCGCGCCGACCTGGTGGGTCGCTCGTCGCTGGCCACCCCGCTGCTGCTCATCCTGGTGCTCGGCGGGTACGCGCTGGTGCTGGTCTCCGCGCTGCTGCACGAGGACCGCCGCCAACAGACCGCGCTCCTGCGCGCCCGCGGCGCCGCCCGCGGACAGTTGGCCGGCCTGGCCGCCCGTGAGGCGACCCTGGTGGTCGCCCCGGCCGCCGTGCTCGGCCCGCTGATCGCCAGCGAGGTTCTGCGGTTCGTCCGACCCGGCGGGTCGAGTGACCTCTCCACCGCCGGCGGCAACACCACACTGATCTGGGCGGCGGCAGCGGCCACCGCGGCCGGCTGCCTCGTCGCCATGGTCCTGCCGACGCTGCGCGGCGCCGGCACGTACGTCGCCGACATGGCGGCCCGGTCCCGACCGAACCGGTCGGCGAGCGTCCAACGCGCCAGCGTCGACCTGGTGCTCGTGGCGCTCGCCGTGATCGCCTGGGTGCAGCTCCGCCGGTACGCCTCCCCGCTGGCCGGGTCGGGCGGTCGGCTCGGGCTCGACCCGCTGCTGATCGCCGCCCCCACGCTCGGCGTGCTGGCCGGTGCCGTGCTGGCGCTGCGGGTGCTCCCGCCGCTCACCCGGTTCGCGGAGCGGTTCGTCGACAGGCGTCCCTGGACCGCCACCATGTTCGGCATGTGGCAGGCCGGTCGGCGTCCGCACGCCGGCCCGGTCCTGCTGCTCGCCCTCGCCGTCGGCGGCAGCACCCTGGCCTGGTCGCTGATCAGCACCGGCGAGCGGTCCCAGGTCGAGCAGGCCGGACACACGGTCGGCGCTGACGTGCGGGTGACCGAACGGACCGGGAGCGCACCAGTGACCCGGGCCGGTGAACTCACCGCGCTGCCGACCGTGAACCGGGTGCTGCCGGCGTGGCGGGACGAGATCCGGGTCGGGCGGGAGAACCTGTCGGCGACCGTGATCGGTGTCGACCCGGCCAGCGCCCCGGGTGTCGTCCGGCTCGCCGACCGCCTCAGCGACGGATCAGCGTCGGCGCAGTACCAGCGGATGGTCGACGCGGGCGGGGATCCCGCGGGCGTCGAACTGCCCGCGGGGACGCGCGCGATCACCGGCACCGTCCGTACGCCGGTGATCGGGAGCGTCGCGTCGTCCCGGGTCGCGGTGACCCTGCTGGTTACCAGGTCCGACGGGCTCGCCCTGCGGCTGCCGGCGGCGGAGGCCGACAGCGACGGCCGGGCCAGCCGGTTCACCGTGCAGTTGCCCGACGAAGGTGGGGCGCGACTGCGGCTGGCGGGATTCGAAGCCGACGGTGGGCCGGGCACCGGCAACCTGTACCGGCTCCAGATGCAGGGGCTGACGGCGGTCGGCACCGACGGCACGACCCGACCTGTCGAGCTGAGCGGCGACTGGATCATGACCACCCGCGGCGAGAAGCCCAGCCGGGTGCAGCCCAGCGGCAACGGGTTCACCACGTCCCACGCGGTGGAGATGATTCCCGACGCACGGTCCTCCGAACAGCCGTCCAGCCGGTTCGCCATCGTGCCGGTGGGAGTGAACAAGCCCGTACCGGTGCTGATGACCCCCGGAGTGAGCGCCGCACTCAGCCTCAACGTCGGCGACACCGCCGACCTGACGCTCTCCGGCGCGACGCTGCCGGTGCACCTGGTCGGTGAGCTGACCGCCGTACCGACCACCACCGGGGAGGGCGTGCTGCTGGACCTGCCCACCGCGGTCGACACGCTGATCCGCGACAGCGGCTCCGTCCGACCCGTACCGGAGTGGTGGATCGGCGCCAGCGACGCGACGGCCGCCGCCCGAGCGGCCGCTGAGCTCCCGGGCGTCACCGTGCTCAATCGGCAGGCGGTGATCGAGGCGGCCGCCGACGACCCGTACTGGCGCGGTTCCCGAACCGGGATGCTCGCCGCCGCGCTCGGCGCGGTGCTGCTCGCCATCGTCGGCCTGATGGTGGACGTGTGGGCCACCGCCCGGCGTCGGCTCGGCGAGTTCGCGGTCCTGCACACCCTCGGTGCCACGCCCCGCCTGATGGCTCGGGCGTTGCTGGCCGAACAGACGTTCCTCGCCGGCATCGGTGTGGGCGTCGGGTTGTTACTCGGCACCGCGGTCGGCGCGACGATGGCCCCACTGGTCATCCTCACCCCGGCCGCCGGCCGGCCGATACCCCCGCCGGCGTACGTGCTGCCGTGGGTGCCGATCGGTCTGACCGCGGTCGGTCTGTTGCTGGCGGCGCTCGCCTTCAGCGCGTTCATCGCCACCGGCATCCGTCAGCGGGTGGCGGCGGTGCAGCTGCGAATCGGGGGAGAACGATGAGCGTCGGGGCGGCCGTCCGGCGGGTCCGGGCGTACGGGGGGCAGTTCCTGCTCCTGGCGGTGCTGACCCTGGTGGTCACGCTGCTGATCAGTGGCGTGCCGAGGTTGGTCAACCGGCTTGCCGAACAAGGGCTGCGGGCGCAGCTCAACAGCGAGCCGGCCGCGCGCCGGGACCTCTCGTACACCACCAGACTGGAGCCGGCGACGTCGCAGCGGACGGCGATGGGCAACGCCGTCGAGCGGTTCGAGGCCCTGGCCGCGGACATGCCGCCGCAGGTGCGCTCGGCGGTGACCGAGAAGTGGTACACGGTCGAGACCGCGGGGGCCCGCGTGGTCGGGCCGGACCTGGCGGCCCGCAAGCTGCTGGTTGACCTTGGCCTACGGGCCATGCCCGACATCCAGAGCGCGAGCACCCTCGTCGAGGGGGCGTGGCCGAGCGAGACGTACGTTCCCGACCGGCCGATCGAGGTGGCGCTCGACGTCGACGTGGCCCGCAAGCTCAACCTGCGCACCGGTAGTCAACTGCGCATCGGTAGGACCGATAAGGACGGCAACTTTCTCGGCGGTGCCCCGCTGGTGGTTTCCGGGCTGTTCCGTCCCGTCGACCGTGCGAATGGCATCTGGGACGGGCTACCGCAGCTGCTGCAGATCATCGAACCGACCGGCGATGGCCAGCCGCTCGTCGGTGTCGGCGTCGTGGCGCAGTCGGTCCTCAACAAGCGGGCCGCGGAGGGGTGGCCGGTCCAGACCAACTGGCGGTACCGCCTGGGCGTCGACCGGGTCAACGCACGCGAGCTGGACCAGTTGATCGACGGTTTGCAGGTGATGCAGCGCACCCATCCGCCGGATCTCACGTTGACCCAGGGCGCTGACGTTCCGTTGCGCGCGTTCGCCGCCCAGATCGATGCCGTCCGGACGCTGCTCGCGGTGATCGCGGCCGGTGTCCTGGCCACCCTGGCGGGGCTCATCGTGCTCGCGGTCGGTCTCGCCACCCGACGGCGTCGCGCGGAGTTCGTGCTGCTGCGCGCCCGTGGGGGCGGGGCCACCGCCGGCGCTCGGCGCAGTTTCGTCGAGTCGGTGCTGGTGGTGCCGGTCGCCGCCGCGCTGGGCTGGTGGCTGGGCACCCTGGTCCCGGGTGCCCCGGACCCGACCACGCCGTACCTCATCGCGGTGACCGTGCTGGTCACCCTGGCGCTGCCGGTGGCGACGCTGGCCGTACCGGCCGGCGGAGCGGTCCGCCGGGACCTGATCCGGATGCGCCCGTCGGCCCGTCGGCTCACCGGCGAGATCTCCCTGCTGCTGCTGGCCGGGCTCGCCGCGGTGCTGCTGCGCCGACGTGGTCTGACCCTGGGCGAGGTGGACCCACTGCTCGTGTCGGTGCCGGTGCTGCTGGCGATCGCGGCGGCGGTGCTGGCGTTGCGGGCGTACCCCTGGCCGTTGTTGCTGGTCAGTCGGCTGGCCGCGCGGACCCGGGGCAGCGTGGCCTTCCTCGGCACGGCCCGCGCCAGCCGCGCCGCGATCGCCGCACCGCTGGTCGTGGTGGTGCTGGCGATCGGCACCGCGGCGTTCTGCGCCGTCGTGGCCGCTGGCGTCGACGCGAGCCGGGAACGGGCCGCCGCGCAGATCGTGCCCGCCGACGCGGTGATCCGCGGGGAGCGCTTCGCACCCGACACCGTCGACGAGCTGGGCCGGCTGCCGGGGGTCCGGGCCGTCACCCGGGTGCTGTTCGAGGACGATGAGCGGCTGGCGTCCGACGAGATCGGCACCGACGCCGCCATCGGGCAGACGGACGTGCTGCTGATCGACGGCTCGGGGTGGGACACGGTGGCCCGTGAAGCCCAGACGGGCCTGTCGGTTCCGGAGGCGCTGCGCACCGCCCAGCCTGGTCCGGGTCCGCTGCCGGCGATCGTCTCACCGGCGATCGCCGCGGATCTGGCGAAGGTGGGGCTGGCCGATTCCGCCTTCATCTTGGTGCAGGGCGAGCGGTACCAGTTCCGGGTGGCCGGCACCGAGGACGCCTTCCCGCTGCTGGCGGCGAACAACAACCGGTTCGTGATCCTGCCCTGGCAGGCACTGCCGAAGCGCATCACCACACCCGCGCCGACCAGCCTGCTGATCGCAGGGGATCCGCTGGACGCGGAGGCGCTCCGGGTCGCCGGCGACCAGGGGCAGGAGCGCTACCAGCGGGGCGGCGCGGTCGCCGGCCGGGAACGCCTCCTCGGGGTCACCGTCGACACCCGGGCGGATGTCCGCCGAGGGCTTGGCAACGGTGGGGCGAACGGGATCCTGGCCTTCGGGTTCACGGCCGGGGCCGTCGGCGGCACCGTGCTCGGGCTGCTGGCCATCGCGTTCACCGTGCTGGCCGGCGCGCGGTCCCGGGGCCAGGTGCTGTCCCGGCTGCGCACCCTCGGCCTGTCCCGCCGGCAGTGGCGAGGGCTGCTGCTGGTCGAGTTGACCCCGCTGGTCGCGGTGTCGGTGCTGACCGGCGCGCTCGTCGGCGCGGTCCTGCCCCTGCTGCTCAACCCGGTGCTCGGCCTGTCCGCGTTCACCAGTGGTGTGCCGGTCCGGGTGGCTTTCGAGCCCAGCCTGGTCGCCGCGGTGCTCGCGCTCGGGGCGGTCGCCCTCGGCTTCGCGGTTGCCGTCGAGGCTTTGAACAACCGCCGGTTGCGCCTCGGAGAGGTGCTTCGGCTCGGAGAGGAGAGCTGAGATGACCGCTACCGCCCAGACTCCACTGGTGCCTGACCTGGCCGCCCTGCAACAGCGGGCAGCGCAACGCGCCGCCGAGCGGGCCGGCGGGCAGGACCGCCTACGCGGACACATCGTCTGCGACGGCCTGGTGCGTATCTTCAAGACCGAGGGGGTGGAAGTGGTCGCCCTGCAGGGGCTCGACCTGGTCATCGACCGGGGTGAGCTGGTGGCGATCGTCGGTGCCTCCGGTTCGGGCAAGTCGACCCTGCTCAACATCCTCTCCGGCCTGGACACGCCGACGGCCGGTATCGCCCGGGTGGCCGACTACGACCTGCTCTCCCTGTCCGCCAAGCGGCGGCTGAGCTACCGGCGGCAGCTGGTCGGGTTCGTCTGGCAGCAGACCGGCCGCAACCTGTTGCCGTACCTCAACGCGCTGGAGAACGTCGAACTGCCGATGCAGTTGGCCGGCAAGCGCAGCCGCAAGGCCCGCCGGGAGCGGGCCCGGGAACTGCTCGACCTGGTCGGTGTGGGCTACTGCGCCGAACGCCGGCCGGGGCAGCTCAGCGGCGGCGAGCAGCAGCGGGTCGCGGTGGCGGTGGCGGTGGCCAACGACCCGGAGGTGCTCTTCGCCGACGAGCCGACCGGTGAGCTGGACGAGGCGACCGGCGCCGAGGTGTTCGGGGCGCTGCGCACCATCAACGCGGAGCTGGGTGTCACCATCGTGGTCGTCACCCACGACCACGCCGTGGCCACGCAGGTCCGCCGGACCGTCGCGATCCGCGATGGCCGGACTGCCTCCGAGGTACGCCGGACCGCCCGCATCGGCGCGGACGGCAACACCGAACTGGTCAGCGAGGAGTACGCGGTGCTGGACCGCAACGGTCGGATGCAGCTGCCGGCCGCGTTCGTCGACGCGCTCTCGCTGAAGGAGCGGGTCCGGCTCGACCTGGAGCCGGACCATGTGCAGGTACGGCCCGGCGACCGGGCCTCGGAGGAGCGGGGGGCGCGGGCATGAGCGGGCAGAACATGGTGGTGACCGGCGCGGCCGGGTTCAACGGCGCGCGCCCCGACGAGGTGGTCCGGGTCAGTGCGATCAGCCGGACCTTCGGCCGGGGTGAGCGCGCCGTCCACGCGGTGCGGGACGTGTCGTTCACGGCCAACCGGGGCGAGTTGGTCGCCGTCCGAGGTCGGTCCGGGGCCGGCAAGACCACCCTGCTGAACATGATCGGCGGCCTGGACCGGCCGGACAGCGGTCAGGTGGTGGTGGCCGGTCACGAGGTGACCTCCGCCGGGGAGGCGGAACTGCTGCGGCTGCGCCGGGGCACTGTCGGGTTCGTGTTCCAGACCTTCGGGCTGGTGCCGATCCTCTCCGCCGCCGAGAACGTGGGCGTGCCGTTGCGGCTGGCGCAGGTGCCGGCCGCGGAGCGGGAAGAGCGCGTCGCGGTGCTGCTGGAGCTGGTCGGCCTGGGCGGGCACGCCGCGCAGCGGCCGTACGAACTCTCCGGCGGCCAGCAGCAGCGGGTCGCGGTGGCCCGTGCGTTGGCCAACGAGCCGGACCTGCTCATCGCCGACGAGCCCACCGGTCAGCTCGACTCGGAGACCGGACGCTCCATCATGGACCTGCTGCGCGCGGTGGTGCACGCCCGCGGCATGACGGCGCTGGTGGCGACGCACGACCCGGCCCTGATCGACCTCGCCGACCGGGTGCTGACCCTGCGCGACGGCCGCCTGGTCGACGGCTGACCACTGCCGGTCAGGCGTCCGCGCGCTCGCTGTGGAGCTGATGTCGTCAACGAATCGCCAGGGGTGACTCGTCTGCGACATCAGCTCCACGCCGTCGGTACGGACGAGGCGCGACGCCGGGTCAGAGCGCGAGCTTCATGCCCTCGTGGCTGGCCACGAAGCCGAGGCCCAGGTAGAAGCGGTGCGCGTCCTCGCGGGTCTTGTCGGTGGTGAGCTGCACCAGCGCGCAGCCGCGCTCCCGGGCCTGGTCGATCGCCCAGGTCATCAGGTCCCGGCCCAGCCCCTGGCCACGCCGGTCGGAGCGGATCCGGACCGACTCGATCAGGGACCGCTCGGCGCCGTGCCGGCCGAGGCCAGGGATGTAGGTGATCTGCAGGCAGCCGACCAGGTCGCCGTCCTGTTCGGCGACGATCAGCTGGTTGCGCGGGTCCGCGTCGATCGCCGCGAACGCCCTCTCGTACGCGTCGTCGACCTCGGTGAAGTCACGGGCCTTGCCCAGGACATCATCGGCGAGCAGGGCGAGGACGGCAGGCAGGTCAGCCCGGACCGCCTCCCGGTAGATCATGTCACTCATGCCGGTGAGCCTGACACACGGTCAGCGGGGCGGGCAGCGCAGGCCCTCTCGGGGGACCGTGAGGTTGATCAGGTAGGCGTCGACCGCGTTGGTGATGCAGGAGGTCTGCGGGTACGCCGTGTGCCCCTCGCCCTCCCAGGTGAGCACCCGACCGACACCCAGCATCGACGCGAGCCGGGGAGTCTGCTCGTACGGTGTCGCCGGGTCGCCGGTGGTGCCGACCACCACGATCGGCGGTGCGCCGTGCGCCTTGCCGGTCGGGTACGGGTCA contains these protein-coding regions:
- a CDS encoding helix-turn-helix domain-containing protein, with translation MPIVVRIDVELAKRKMSVGEFAERVGLTPANVAVLKNGRAKAVRFSTLEAMCRVLDCQPGDLLEWVEEETP
- a CDS encoding DUF2975 domain-containing protein, with protein sequence MVLFGVLVVFQTLSLPGQFAYMAQQSPEDAHLRWPATIVTVFWVLCVQVVIVATWQLLSLVKSDRIFTEASLKWVDAIVWAIAAAWVVLVGVFLWVGFNADDPGAPLLLFLLTVGVTVLGLLMVVMRALLRQATALRTDMEAVI
- a CDS encoding GNAT family N-acetyltransferase, with the protein product MSDMIYREAVRADLPAVLALLADDVLGKARDFTEVDDAYERAFAAIDADPRNQLIVAEQDGDLVGCLQITYIPGLGRHGAERSLIESVRIRSDRRGQGLGRDLMTWAIDQARERGCALVQLTTDKTREDAHRFYLGLGFVASHEGMKLAL
- a CDS encoding ABC transporter permease, yielding MKLVWRRAREARGLLVAAVIAALVAVALVTGLSDYNRRAVDAGQRALVAASPAEERGLLVSGSGGRDAAEFATRDKAVRAELASGLGGVPVGVTAARYGTGRELTGDLGQIPRTADEPVFANLATFDDLASHAELTSGAWPRPGANPVQVSLPERVAGALGLTVGERVPVRDRATERRGELVLAGTWRPRDPTDAYWLLAPGVGAGTAGSGTSYGPFTLDPADFVATFPGSVSASWLAQPDLASVDTADLPAIRKALTEATSAVPEAAQLGSSGQAVTKMPQLLDRIARADLVGRSSLATPLLLILVLGGYALVLVSALLHEDRRQQTALLRARGAARGQLAGLAAREATLVVAPAAVLGPLIASEVLRFVRPGGSSDLSTAGGNTTLIWAAAAATAAGCLVAMVLPTLRGAGTYVADMAARSRPNRSASVQRASVDLVLVALAVIAWVQLRRYASPLAGSGGRLGLDPLLIAAPTLGVLAGAVLALRVLPPLTRFAERFVDRRPWTATMFGMWQAGRRPHAGPVLLLALAVGGSTLAWSLISTGERSQVEQAGHTVGADVRVTERTGSAPVTRAGELTALPTVNRVLPAWRDEIRVGRENLSATVIGVDPASAPGVVRLADRLSDGSASAQYQRMVDAGGDPAGVELPAGTRAITGTVRTPVIGSVASSRVAVTLLVTRSDGLALRLPAAEADSDGRASRFTVQLPDEGGARLRLAGFEADGGPGTGNLYRLQMQGLTAVGTDGTTRPVELSGDWIMTTRGEKPSRVQPSGNGFTTSHAVEMIPDARSSEQPSSRFAIVPVGVNKPVPVLMTPGVSAALSLNVGDTADLTLSGATLPVHLVGELTAVPTTTGEGVLLDLPTAVDTLIRDSGSVRPVPEWWIGASDATAAARAAAELPGVTVLNRQAVIEAAADDPYWRGSRTGMLAAALGAVLLAIVGLMVDVWATARRRLGEFAVLHTLGATPRLMARALLAEQTFLAGIGVGVGLLLGTAVGATMAPLVILTPAAGRPIPPPAYVLPWVPIGLTAVGLLLAALAFSAFIATGIRQRVAAVQLRIGGER
- a CDS encoding FtsX-like permease family protein; amino-acid sequence: MSVGAAVRRVRAYGGQFLLLAVLTLVVTLLISGVPRLVNRLAEQGLRAQLNSEPAARRDLSYTTRLEPATSQRTAMGNAVERFEALAADMPPQVRSAVTEKWYTVETAGARVVGPDLAARKLLVDLGLRAMPDIQSASTLVEGAWPSETYVPDRPIEVALDVDVARKLNLRTGSQLRIGRTDKDGNFLGGAPLVVSGLFRPVDRANGIWDGLPQLLQIIEPTGDGQPLVGVGVVAQSVLNKRAAEGWPVQTNWRYRLGVDRVNARELDQLIDGLQVMQRTHPPDLTLTQGADVPLRAFAAQIDAVRTLLAVIAAGVLATLAGLIVLAVGLATRRRRAEFVLLRARGGGATAGARRSFVESVLVVPVAAALGWWLGTLVPGAPDPTTPYLIAVTVLVTLALPVATLAVPAGGAVRRDLIRMRPSARRLTGEISLLLLAGLAAVLLRRRGLTLGEVDPLLVSVPVLLAIAAAVLALRAYPWPLLLVSRLAARTRGSVAFLGTARASRAAIAAPLVVVVLAIGTAAFCAVVAAGVDASRERAAAQIVPADAVIRGERFAPDTVDELGRLPGVRAVTRVLFEDDERLASDEIGTDAAIGQTDVLLIDGSGWDTVAREAQTGLSVPEALRTAQPGPGPLPAIVSPAIAADLAKVGLADSAFILVQGERYQFRVAGTEDAFPLLAANNNRFVILPWQALPKRITTPAPTSLLIAGDPLDAEALRVAGDQGQERYQRGGAVAGRERLLGVTVDTRADVRRGLGNGGANGILAFGFTAGAVGGTVLGLLAIAFTVLAGARSRGQVLSRLRTLGLSRRQWRGLLLVELTPLVAVSVLTGALVGAVLPLLLNPVLGLSAFTSGVPVRVAFEPSLVAAVLALGAVALGFAVAVEALNNRRLRLGEVLRLGEES
- a CDS encoding ABC transporter ATP-binding protein: MTATAQTPLVPDLAALQQRAAQRAAERAGGQDRLRGHIVCDGLVRIFKTEGVEVVALQGLDLVIDRGELVAIVGASGSGKSTLLNILSGLDTPTAGIARVADYDLLSLSAKRRLSYRRQLVGFVWQQTGRNLLPYLNALENVELPMQLAGKRSRKARRERARELLDLVGVGYCAERRPGQLSGGEQQRVAVAVAVANDPEVLFADEPTGELDEATGAEVFGALRTINAELGVTIVVVTHDHAVATQVRRTVAIRDGRTASEVRRTARIGADGNTELVSEEYAVLDRNGRMQLPAAFVDALSLKERVRLDLEPDHVQVRPGDRASEERGARA
- a CDS encoding ABC transporter ATP-binding protein, whose translation is MSGQNMVVTGAAGFNGARPDEVVRVSAISRTFGRGERAVHAVRDVSFTANRGELVAVRGRSGAGKTTLLNMIGGLDRPDSGQVVVAGHEVTSAGEAELLRLRRGTVGFVFQTFGLVPILSAAENVGVPLRLAQVPAAEREERVAVLLELVGLGGHAAQRPYELSGGQQQRVAVARALANEPDLLIADEPTGQLDSETGRSIMDLLRAVVHARGMTALVATHDPALIDLADRVLTLRDGRLVDG
- a CDS encoding YdeI/OmpD-associated family protein, translating into MTSPELDELIVADADALRVWLSAHHASSPGVWLALTKKGGTVTTLTWQQAVDEALCFGWIDGQARKRDEESSWIRFTPRRSRSAWSQRNVANVARLEEQGRMLPPGRAAVEAAKADGRWAAAYAPPSEAEVPADLLAAIAAEPAAQAMFDVLTKSNRFSLIHRLNAVKRAETRQRKIVEFVAMLARHETIHPQKARPASGPTLSSPEAGSPATD
- a CDS encoding PQQ-binding-like beta-propeller repeat protein, encoding MRRSVKVLTAAAVLAATVAVPAAPAAAGGTGWWSMSGYLVSNSAFNPNETAVTVPTVPNLKLKHTGSPARTGQRAPVVADGLVYAVDNLGVTATDEVTGAQKWRFDLEPTEFGFSTELVHTAGQLVFAASVRGMPGSDHSQIFVIDAATGTLVRDFRDEGVALQILVDRGVVVVSGFGRYSSDTRAYRIADGQLLWEHDVVMDQPVSANGRVLLSGYAGNGGPLTSTVVNISNGEPLNTTTYRDYRPLATDETGSKIYVGWGHSLQVLDPATGNLSWLASDLNPTFTVVTPTRLYVTSAGGTVFALNRSTGAIIWSKQVTGSEHQRAIIAGGVLYVTAKDNRVYALNPVDGATLNAPAFTGATDQLVVTYGRVYATDGTKLTVYGL